The Mauremys reevesii isolate NIE-2019 linkage group 13, ASM1616193v1, whole genome shotgun sequence genome contains a region encoding:
- the TCFL5 gene encoding transcription factor-like 5 protein isoform X1: MSGSTPKQTSSPQTVAGVPDPAPAGPEVPTDSSFGEQNLSFTTTDLNLVEMTEIEYTQLQHILCSHMEAQANEGEMEARLNSAFFSASNPADQPQHQSSVNTNQAGYPSYSGNQSVYPVICQSGLSSDSNLMGSNQCLGHIDFQELRMMLLSESNLPSNEVDKTPNSSSVEVTGHSIVRVKHGENFGGTNKETVLVENSAPAPEPRSKSAVRVRLEDRFNSIQTENPRCQEPQDSGVTLNNLVTLIRQPAELMGVPLHQQQNKCTTLVKNKTAAAATALQFTYPLFTMNACSTSGSANPSQTQNSGTSCTILEAAKHQDLGLPRTFSFCYHQEIESTKQTVGTRNKALPEQVWIKVGEEALCKQAINKRSRSRIRQLDANVDRKPLSEIQNICDSQNTASAQGTWQSTQVNSSMQAQSGTQGGISQRRERHNRMERDRRRRIRICCDELNLLVPFCTADTDKATTLQWTTAFLKYIQERHGDSLKKEFETVFCGKTGRRLKLTRADSLVTCPMQENIQNTTAMEIK; the protein is encoded by the exons ATGTCAGGATCAACTCCAAAACAGACCTCCAGTCCGCAGACAGTTGCTGGTGTTCCGGATCCTGCTCCTGCTGGACCTGAAGTCCCAACTGACAGCTCCTTTGGTGAGCAAAACCTAAGCTTCACCACCACAGACCTCAACCTGGTGGAAATGACGGAAATAGAGTACACCCAGCTTCAGCACATACTCTGTTCACACATGGAGGCACAAGCAAACGAAGGCGAAATGGAAGCTAGGCTCaattctgctttcttctcagctaGTAATCCTGCAGATCAACCTCAGCACCAGTCCTCAGTGAACACCAATCAAGCTGGCTATCCATCATACTCTGGGAACCAGTCAGTTTACCCAGTTATCTGTCAGTCAggtctgtcttctgacagcaatTTAATGGGTTCAAACCAATGTCTGGGGCACATTGACTTTCAAGAGCTCAGAATGATGCTACTTAGTGAATCTAATCTCCCTTCTAATGAAGTAGATAAAACACCTAATAGCAGCTCTGTAGAAGTCACAGGGCACAGTATAGTAAGAGTTAAACATGGTGAAAATTTTGGTGGGACAAATAAAGAAACTGTACTTGTTGAAAATTCAGCACCAGCTCCTGAGCCTAGATCTAAATCTGCAGTTCGTGTTCGTTTGGAAGACAGATTCAACAGCATCCAGACAGAAAATCCCAGATGTCAAGAGCCACAAGACTCTGGAGTGACTCTTAACAA tttagTAACACTTATTCGTCAACCAGCAGAACTAATGGGTGTGCCTCTTCACCAGCAGCAGAATAAATGTACTACATTAGTGAAAAATaagactgctgctgcagctacTGCTTTACAGTTCACATATCCATTATTTACTATGAATGCCTGTTCTACTTCTGGAAGTGCTAACCCTTCACAAACACAG AACTCTGGCACATCATGTACTATTCTGGAAGCTGCCAAACATCAAGACCTTGGATTACCTAGAACATTCTCTTTCTGTTATCATCAGGAAATTGAATCCACTAAACAAACAGTAGGCACTAGGAATAAAGCTTTACCTGAACAAGTTTGGATTAAAGTAGGAG AAGAAGCTTTATGTAAACAAGCAATAAACAAAAGAAGTCGCAGCAGAATACGCCAGTTGGATGCAAATGTAGACCGCAAACCTCTTAGTGAAATTCAAAATATATGTGATAGCCAAAATACTGCATCTGCACAAGGTACTTGGCAGTCAACACAGGTAAATTCAAGTATGCAGGCACAGAGTGGAACTCAGGGAGGAATCTCTCAGCGCCGGGAGAGACATAACCGCATGGAAAGAGACAGAAG GCGCAGAATCCGGATTTGTTGTGATGAATTGAATCTTCTGGTTCCATTCTGCACTGCTGATACTGATAAGGCAACAACATTACAGTGGACAACAGCATTTTTGAAATATATTCAGGAAAGGCACGGGGATTCCCTGAAAAAG
- the TCFL5 gene encoding transcription factor-like 5 protein isoform X2, with protein MSGSTPKQTSSPQTVAGVPDPAPAGPEVPTDSSFGEQNLSFTTTDLNLVEMTEIEYTQLQHILCSHMEAQANEGEMEARLNSAFFSASNPADQPQHQSSVNTNQAGYPSYSGNQSVYPVICQSGLSSDSNLMGSNQCLGHIDFQELRMMLLSESNLPSNEVDKTPNSSSVEVTGHSIVRVKHGENFGGTNKETVLVENSAPAPEPRSKSAVRVRLEDRFNSIQTENPRCQEPQDSGVTLNNLVTLIRQPAELMGVPLHQQQNKCTTLVKNKTAAAATALQFTYPLFTMNACSTSGSANPSQTQNSGTSCTILEAAKHQDLGLPRTFSFCYHQEIESTKQTVGTRNKALPEQVWIKVGEALCKQAINKRSRSRIRQLDANVDRKPLSEIQNICDSQNTASAQGTWQSTQVNSSMQAQSGTQGGISQRRERHNRMERDRRRRIRICCDELNLLVPFCTADTDKATTLQWTTAFLKYIQERHGDSLKKEFETVFCGKTGRRLKLTRADSLVTCPMQENIQNTTAMEIK; from the exons ATGTCAGGATCAACTCCAAAACAGACCTCCAGTCCGCAGACAGTTGCTGGTGTTCCGGATCCTGCTCCTGCTGGACCTGAAGTCCCAACTGACAGCTCCTTTGGTGAGCAAAACCTAAGCTTCACCACCACAGACCTCAACCTGGTGGAAATGACGGAAATAGAGTACACCCAGCTTCAGCACATACTCTGTTCACACATGGAGGCACAAGCAAACGAAGGCGAAATGGAAGCTAGGCTCaattctgctttcttctcagctaGTAATCCTGCAGATCAACCTCAGCACCAGTCCTCAGTGAACACCAATCAAGCTGGCTATCCATCATACTCTGGGAACCAGTCAGTTTACCCAGTTATCTGTCAGTCAggtctgtcttctgacagcaatTTAATGGGTTCAAACCAATGTCTGGGGCACATTGACTTTCAAGAGCTCAGAATGATGCTACTTAGTGAATCTAATCTCCCTTCTAATGAAGTAGATAAAACACCTAATAGCAGCTCTGTAGAAGTCACAGGGCACAGTATAGTAAGAGTTAAACATGGTGAAAATTTTGGTGGGACAAATAAAGAAACTGTACTTGTTGAAAATTCAGCACCAGCTCCTGAGCCTAGATCTAAATCTGCAGTTCGTGTTCGTTTGGAAGACAGATTCAACAGCATCCAGACAGAAAATCCCAGATGTCAAGAGCCACAAGACTCTGGAGTGACTCTTAACAA tttagTAACACTTATTCGTCAACCAGCAGAACTAATGGGTGTGCCTCTTCACCAGCAGCAGAATAAATGTACTACATTAGTGAAAAATaagactgctgctgcagctacTGCTTTACAGTTCACATATCCATTATTTACTATGAATGCCTGTTCTACTTCTGGAAGTGCTAACCCTTCACAAACACAG AACTCTGGCACATCATGTACTATTCTGGAAGCTGCCAAACATCAAGACCTTGGATTACCTAGAACATTCTCTTTCTGTTATCATCAGGAAATTGAATCCACTAAACAAACAGTAGGCACTAGGAATAAAGCTTTACCTGAACAAGTTTGGATTAAAGTAGGAG AAGCTTTATGTAAACAAGCAATAAACAAAAGAAGTCGCAGCAGAATACGCCAGTTGGATGCAAATGTAGACCGCAAACCTCTTAGTGAAATTCAAAATATATGTGATAGCCAAAATACTGCATCTGCACAAGGTACTTGGCAGTCAACACAGGTAAATTCAAGTATGCAGGCACAGAGTGGAACTCAGGGAGGAATCTCTCAGCGCCGGGAGAGACATAACCGCATGGAAAGAGACAGAAG GCGCAGAATCCGGATTTGTTGTGATGAATTGAATCTTCTGGTTCCATTCTGCACTGCTGATACTGATAAGGCAACAACATTACAGTGGACAACAGCATTTTTGAAATATATTCAGGAAAGGCACGGGGATTCCCTGAAAAAG